One window of Pieris napi chromosome 1, ilPieNapi1.2, whole genome shotgun sequence genomic DNA carries:
- the LOC125062913 gene encoding electron transfer flavoprotein subunit alpha, mitochondrial — MFSPFSRQLLFYTQLRRLQSTLVIAEHNNEALIAATQNTLCAAKKIGGDITVLVAGTKCGPAAEAVAKANGVSKVLVAESDAFKGNTSESLTPLILAAQKQFNFTHILAPATAFGKAILPRVAAKLDVSPITDIIGIKDPNTFVRTIYAGNAILTLEAKDAVKVITVRGTAFAPEPLEGGSAAQEKAPEGDYKTDLVEFVSQELTKSDRPELSSAKNIVAGGRGLKSGDNFKLLYDLADKLNAAVGASRAAVDAGFVPNDLQIGQTGKIVAPDLYIAVGISGAIQHLAGMKDSKTIVAINKDPEAPIFQVSDVGLVADLFKAVPELTSKL, encoded by the exons ATGTTCTCTCCGTTTAGCAGACAACTGCTTTTCTACACTCAG CTTCGTCGCCTCCAAAGCACGTTGGTAATAGCCGAGCATAATAATGAAGCCTTAATCGCTGCCACCCAAAACACTTTATGTGCTGCAAAGAAAATAGGAGGAGACATCACTGTGCTGGTTGCTGGCACCAAATGTGGCCCA GCTGCAGAAGCAGTTGCAAAAGCTAATGGTGTTTCCAAAGTACTTGTAGCAGAGAGTGATGCCTTTAAAGGAAATACTTCAGAGTCCCTGACACCACTAATATTGGCAGCTCAGAAGCAATTTAACTTCACACATATTTTGGCACCTGCTACTGCATTTGGCAAAGCCATCCTACCTAGAGTTGCTGCTAAACTGGATGTGTCACCTATAACCGATATCATTGGTATTAAAGACCCTAACACGTTTGTTAGAACTATTTATGCAG GAAATGCGATACTGACATTGGAAGCAAAAGATGCAGTTAAAGTCATCACAGTGAGGGGCACAGCATTTGCTCCGGAGCCTTTAGAGGGAGGATCTGCAGCACAGGAGAAAGCCCCAGAAGGCGATTATAAGACTGACTTGGTGGAGTTTGTTTCACAAGAGCTCACCAAATCTGATAGACCTGAACTTAGCAGTGCTAAGAACATTGTTGCTGGTG GTCGTGGTTTGAAATCTGGTGATAATTTCAAGCTGCTATATGACCTAGCTGACAAGCTGAATGCAGCAGTTGGTGCTAGTCGTGCAGCTGTGGATGCTGGCTTTGTCCCTAATGATCTGCAGATAGGACAGACTGGCAAAATTGTTGCACCT GATCTCTACATAGCTGTAGGCATCAGTGGTGCCATCCAACACTTGGCTGGCATGAAGGACTCCAAGACCATTGTTGCGATTAACAAAGACCCTGAAGCACCTATTTTCCAG gtGTCGGACGTAGGCCTGGTAGCAGATCTGTTCAAGGCAGTACCAGAATTAACCTCCAAATTGTGA